CACAACAAGCTTCCTTTGATGTAACAAATCCTGTTGCCCCAAATTTTtcgtaaattaaaaaatcattaaacatccttttatttaattaaaaaattccaTCATACATTTCATAAATAATTGTTGTTTAAAGTCATGcacacttttaaaaaatatattgagtataataatttttataaataaaatgattttgtgCATAATTTGACAGtgagtataatatttttaaaaaacttggTGCACATACCAAAAGCTTGAGGGTTGGAAATAAAATCCATGTGCATTTGATGTGCATTAGCGGCAATGAAGATATCAGCGCCAATCTCTTGGTTGAGTCCTTTAATCATTTGAACAAGTTGTggattatataatgaccctgcTCTCTCAAGTTCTACATCACAGTCACCATTTCTGCTTCTCATTGCTAGTTCTGCAGGAACACACCCCATTGGTCCAGTACCCGTTACAAGTACCTTACGACCTCCCAAATCATAAAGCTTCTGCACAGTTAATGTGAACCATCCTCATAagaatcaaataatttaatcaatttataataGTAGTACTCTAATTGATCGTTGGTTAGGTAACCATTTGTTACgtattataaaaaacaaaattgttaattaataatttaaagatttattttagatgtttttatagaaaatagaaATTGCTTTgctattacattaaaaataatttttttaaattaattattaaaaaagttcatttaaaataatttttagattgTATTcatattctattattttttcaaaacagtaacaaataaatgaattttttttaaaatgattaattttttgataaaagtatttttttttaaaagaaaaaaacgcACCctatatatcatattaattagAAACTCCAGAATAATTTGTATACCATGTTACTCAATTGATTTCATATTGACTgtccattaaaaaaattaaaatagtaatgaTGATAGTAAGTaggaaaatatttttagattaatCTATCGTAAATATCTTCTTTTCACTAAATCTATAGTTATTACAGGTGATACATACTTTAAAGTAGAGTCGTCTTAATGTTTTTAGACAATTGattcaaatacaaaaattaaaggaaattgactatttattttaaattttagagtgtttaatatacaaaattaaagatattagtatattttttcaaatgttagaatatattaaaaagaaatagaagTCTTGTACTAATATTCTTGTTGCACGCGTTGGTCGACTTCAAAGATTCTCCCTCCGTCTCACATCAGATGTaactttagtaaaaaaaattgtttttaaaataaatattatttttaattttcaatacaactttaattatattttatctataatattatttaatcatCTCTATATACATAACTTCTAAAATATTAGTAtacttaatattaataatagtgaaaacacattaataattaaaatagttaatttaataaaaaaatattcttttaattattttatttttatataaaaaaaaattaaatttcattcGTTGGGGAAAGAAAgagtgatatttttttagaattaataCCTTTAGAATTTTGCGGTACTCAGATATGAGATAGCTCACGTAGTCTGGTAGAGAAAATTGACGAGATCTTGCTGAAAATGGGACCAAATAATAATTGTTGACAAAATCATTGCCTCCAAGAACAATGAGTACAAGTGCTTTGTTGACTAGTTTTTGAGCTTCATTTGCACCAATATGTGCACTCAATCTTTGTTGGTAATGATGGAATAGCTTCAATTGTTTGTCAATGTGCAAGATGTCTAGCTGCCCAAACATTAATGCTATTTTACAAGCTTGCCAACtttatttgtgaagaaaaaatattgcaATTGATATTGTACTAAAAGCTTAACATTTAAACTAAAGTACTCACTACTTAGACTAAAGTCCTATAAGAATACATAAATTACCAATCacatttgtctataaaaaaaaatcagaaaacataataataaaataatctttaacaattaattaatcaaacttACAAATTGAATTCCAGTGTCGTTGAGGATCCCAATTCCCGCAGATGCAAAATTAGCACCAACTAAAAGTTTTTCTCCAACTAAACAGGGACTCAAATACGGAAGAGTTGGTTCTAAACCAAGTTGTTCGCCTGCGGTTTATCATTTTGTGACATCAAAACCCATCTTTAAGCAATGTAAGTAAATGAGATagaaaaaagaacaaaattgaTAAGTAAACATAAATGACAACCGACAGATAAGCTAACAGATTAGATTTATACTGATTAAATCAGGAATGTTTAGGCCATTAGAAAAACGTCCAGAAGGTTTGTGTGTAGGAAAGTCAATGCCATATGGAGGAGTGTCGGCCCGAGCTGTTGTTGCTAAGAAATGGTTGTTGCCATTGTCTGCTATTGAatcaccaaaaacaaaaaaagctCTTGTTGGTTGAGCGCAAGCAAAATCAAAAGCtacaagcaaac
The genomic region above belongs to Cicer arietinum cultivar CDC Frontier isolate Library 1 chromosome 4, Cicar.CDCFrontier_v2.0, whole genome shotgun sequence and contains:
- the LOC101507386 gene encoding GDSL esterase/lipase At5g33370-like, with translation MASSLVLAYSCIIMITCLLVAFDFACAQPTRAFFVFGDSIADNGNNHFLATTARADTPPYGIDFPTHKPSGRFSNGLNIPDLISEQLGLEPTLPYLSPCLVGEKLLVGANFASAGIGILNDTGIQFLDILHIDKQLKLFHHYQQRLSAHIGANEAQKLVNKALVLIVLGGNDFVNNYYLVPFSARSRQFSLPDYVSYLISEYRKILKKLYDLGGRKVLVTGTGPMGCVPAELAMRSRNGDCDVELERAGSLYNPQLVQMIKGLNQEIGADIFIAANAHQMHMDFISNPQAFGFVTSKEACCGQGPYNGIGLCTPLSNLCQNRDLYAFWDSFHPSEKASRIIVQQILTGSYEYMHPMNLSTLLAMDSMV